The Oryza brachyantha chromosome 7, ObraRS2, whole genome shotgun sequence genomic interval GTGTCAAGCATATAGCGTCAGGATACACCTACTGATCAATGATCTGCACGGATGGCCTACGCTGCTATGGACGACTCCGGGGActgctgtgggatacctataccagGGGTATTTggagactatacaaatacgtGCGGTCAacggggtaccgaataggaaggagaatatatctgtacgGTGTTGGCTAGGAGTCCGgtacgtaccggattgcatgccgtgtacttTGGGCCCGGGCCATAActgaattaggatagatcgtagtcttactagattagaactctatcatatctgtaacccttcccccactatataaggggaacAGGGTGCCCCCCTTGAGGGCAAGCGAAAATCCATCTGAGGAATACAATCGCaaagcaggagtaaggtattatctcaccacgtcgagagcctgaacctgggtaaatcgtctttctcttcatcttaactatcgaattccgagcttggtagccaccctataagtttattgtcAACACCGAATGTCGATAACTTTGTAATTCTTTCGACCCATACTgaaatatgaattaatttagatttcTCTCGTTGCAATTCACATAGACTTCTCTCTCTATGTAAAAGCGAGATCCACTGCTGAAAAAATCAGAGCCGTCCGATGCGTCGGGAGCGCGGATAGGAGCAGTGCGAAGGAGCAGACATCCGTCTGTCCACCGCCCCTTCCGCTAACGCCGCCGACCTCCTTCCCCTCCCGCGCTCAGCCATGGCTGTCGTCCTCCGACCATCCACGCTCCTCCCCCAAcccatcccctcctcctcctcctccccccagtCCAGGAGCCGCTCCGCCTCCGGGCTCAGGTTCCCCGCGGCAGTCCTCGCCCCGGCTCCTCCCGCGCCTCGCAGCAGGGCCGTCTTCTGCCGCCATGGCGTCGCGGGAAGacgcgggaggaggagaggccgGCGGCTCGCTTGCCTTCCCAccaaggtggaggaggaggaggaggaggccggcgtggcgggaggcggggaggaggtggaggggtACCTGGCGAGGGAGGGCGGGTGGGGGGTGCGGCGGAtggggcgggtcggcgaggagatGCGGCGGGTGGCGCTCGTCCAGGCCGAGGCCTTCCACGTCCCCGTCGCGCTCTTCAACGACTTCTTCTTCGATTTCTTCAAAGTATGGAGTGATGCGCGTCCTGAGTTACAGTAGGAGAATTAGCAATGCGCATGTTGATGATGTTTTGTGCTTTGTACATGTTGGTCAAGATTAGGCAGAGGTGCTGTCGGCGCTCATCTACAGATTGAGGAATTCGCCGCCTGACAGGTGATAATGCTTTCTGCTTCTGGGTTCTGAAATTCTTCTCAACTAAACCTCAGCAAACATTCAGTCAATGAGCCACACCGACTAAACCAACATGTCACAGAATGCTAACACACTCTTCAGGCCAAGGTGACTTATCCAGTTATCCTGCAGAATACTAGAAAATCGAGTCCTTCAAGACAAGAGGACCTCCCGTCCATCTTGTGTGCAGCTTCTCATAGCGCCACCTCTAATGTGCATGTAAAATGCCACTTTGAACACTAACATTAGTTATTTGAGGCATGCGTGTTAGTGTCATCacttttgcttttgctgtGCCAGCAACCAAGGATAGTCAAAACTATCGACACACAAAATCATTTTGGATCTAGCAATTCAACTGAGTGCTGGCTAAATTTATCATGATCTTGTTA includes:
- the LOC102699882 gene encoding uncharacterized protein LOC102699882, translating into MAVVLRPSTLLPQPIPSSSSSPQSRSRSASGLRFPAAVLAPAPPAPRSRAVFCRHGVAGRRGRRRGRRLACLPTKVEEEEEEAGVAGGGEEVEGYLAREGGWGVRRMGRVGEEMRRVALVQAEAFHVPVALFNDFFFDFFKAEVLSALIYRLRNSPPDRYACLVAEEADVTGQLFQAPYEKIVGVVDCTVLDEADILKNLQDVNEYFYVSGIAVLPSFRRRKVGTTLLKACEALALQWRQRFMVLRAYEDDDGARGLYSKAGYRVVSRDPGWVTWVGRRRRVLMIKELPIHDHQLEQ